A part of Syntrophales bacterium genomic DNA contains:
- a CDS encoding DUF6485 family protein codes for MKECNIQKNKNLCTCTYEPCSRKGICCECVHYHLRKGQFPACFFPKDVEKTYNRTIENFIKTYESRGRWW; via the coding sequence ATGAAGGAGTGCAACATTCAGAAAAACAAAAATTTATGTACATGTACGTATGAACCCTGCAGCAGAAAGGGAATATGCTGTGAGTGCGTTCACTACCATCTTCGCAAAGGACAATTCCCCGCCTGTTTTTTTCCAAAAGACGTGGAAAAAACCTACAATAGAACAATAGAGAACTTTATCAAAACATACGAATCCCGTGGTAGATGGTGGTGA
- the amrB gene encoding AmmeMemoRadiSam system protein B — MDYPLLRPIEMIPFWESGRQRVLLRDPEGILEEPLVVSKETAIILLLMDGTRSLRDIQADYMRKYGELLYIEKLQELVVFLENSNLLLSERYKSYVESLRLDYERKEVRPPFLAGKSYPASPRELEEYLTGLLELDQLEQSDKLPHIRGILSPHIDYSRGGRVYGKVYSFLKGVDVDLVIILGTSHRPLRRLWAISLKDFATPLGRIAVSEEMKSLIYGSSVLKNYVDEWPHRVEHSVELQLPFLQMTLGNNFQVLPILTGGMEEFVRGDRILDDPEVAALVESFRSCLDKYGESYIVVSGADLAHIGYQFGDAFPVSESALDYSRRKDELVLDMIVRGNATGFFEVVKEEKDARRICGLSPIYFQLRLLEKCRGKVVAYEQWVNGGSSVSFAGAVFFESSG, encoded by the coding sequence ATGGATTATCCTCTTCTAAGACCTATCGAAATGATACCTTTTTGGGAGAGTGGAAGGCAACGCGTTCTTTTGCGTGACCCCGAAGGAATACTTGAGGAACCACTTGTTGTTTCTAAAGAGACGGCAATTATTCTTCTGCTAATGGATGGCACGAGATCTCTGAGGGATATCCAAGCAGATTATATGAGGAAGTATGGGGAATTACTGTACATTGAAAAACTTCAAGAACTGGTTGTTTTCCTTGAAAATAGCAATCTTCTGCTAAGTGAGAGATACAAGAGTTATGTGGAGTCCCTGCGACTAGATTACGAACGAAAAGAGGTGAGGCCTCCATTTCTTGCGGGGAAAAGTTATCCTGCTTCCCCGAGAGAGCTTGAGGAGTATCTGACGGGATTACTGGAATTAGATCAACTTGAGCAATCTGACAAATTACCTCACATTAGGGGCATACTCTCTCCTCATATAGATTACAGTAGAGGAGGTAGAGTGTATGGTAAGGTCTATTCCTTTCTTAAAGGAGTTGATGTAGATCTTGTAATTATACTTGGAACTTCTCATAGACCATTGCGTAGACTGTGGGCAATATCTTTGAAGGATTTTGCTACGCCATTGGGCAGAATTGCTGTTTCTGAGGAAATGAAAAGTTTGATATATGGTTCGTCTGTTTTAAAAAATTACGTTGACGAGTGGCCACACAGGGTGGAACATTCTGTGGAATTGCAATTACCCTTTCTTCAAATGACACTTGGCAATAATTTCCAAGTGCTCCCCATCCTTACAGGTGGTATGGAGGAATTTGTGAGAGGCGATAGGATCCTTGATGATCCAGAAGTGGCAGCTCTTGTGGAATCATTTAGGTCTTGCCTTGATAAATACGGAGAATCGTATATAGTTGTATCAGGTGCAGATCTGGCGCACATCGGTTATCAATTTGGCGATGCCTTTCCTGTAAGTGAATCCGCTCTCGATTATTCGCGCAGGAAGGACGAGCTTGTACTGGATATGATTGTTAGAGGTAATGCCACAGGTTTTTTTGAAGTGGTGAAAGAGGAAAAGGATGCACGTCGTATTTGTGGATTGAGTCCAATTTATTTTCAGCTTCGTTTGTTGGAGAAGTGCAGGGGGAAGGTTGTGGCTTATGAACAATGGGTAAACGGAGGATCATCAGTAAGTTTTGCAGGAGCTGTTTTTTTTGAAAGTAGTGGATAA
- a CDS encoding inositol-3-phosphate synthase, which yields MAEIRIGIVGVGNCASSLIQGIHYYADKKDAIGLMHYSIGGYEPGDIKVVAAFDIDARKVNKPLHEAVFVLPNCTKRLVQSLPDLGVKVMMGPVFDGIAPHMHDYPPHRTFIVAEEKPVDVVEVLKNSGVEILINYLPVGSEEATRFYANCCLEAGVSFINCIPVFIASDDLWAKRFKEKNIPLIGDDVKSQIGATVLHRTLVRLFRERGVKLNRTYQLNTGGNTDFLNMMNHQRIKWKRISKTDAVQSQLEVPLPDEDIHIGPSDYVPWQFDNKVCFIRMEGRIFGDVPVELELRLSVEDSPNSAGCVIDAIRCCKLARERGIGGVLESVSAFTMKRPPKQYTDSVARVMMEEFIAGRRDI from the coding sequence ATGGCGGAAATTCGGATCGGTATCGTCGGGGTGGGAAATTGTGCCAGTTCTTTGATTCAGGGTATTCATTACTATGCTGATAAAAAAGATGCCATAGGGCTCATGCATTACAGTATTGGAGGATATGAACCGGGTGATATAAAGGTTGTTGCTGCATTCGATATAGATGCTAGGAAGGTTAACAAACCCCTCCATGAAGCCGTTTTTGTGCTGCCCAACTGTACAAAGAGATTAGTGCAGAGTTTGCCAGATCTGGGTGTTAAAGTAATGATGGGTCCTGTATTTGATGGTATTGCACCTCATATGCATGATTATCCCCCCCACAGAACATTTATTGTAGCTGAGGAGAAACCAGTTGATGTTGTTGAAGTTTTAAAGAATTCCGGTGTGGAGATCTTGATAAATTACCTTCCAGTGGGATCTGAAGAGGCAACCCGTTTTTATGCGAATTGTTGTCTGGAGGCGGGAGTTAGTTTCATCAACTGTATTCCAGTTTTCATTGCTTCTGATGATTTATGGGCCAAGAGATTTAAAGAAAAAAATATCCCGTTGATAGGGGATGATGTTAAATCTCAGATAGGGGCAACTGTATTGCACAGAACACTTGTTAGATTGTTTAGGGAACGTGGAGTTAAGTTGAATCGGACATACCAGTTAAATACTGGGGGTAATACCGATTTTCTAAACATGATGAATCACCAGAGGATCAAATGGAAACGTATCTCAAAAACAGATGCTGTCCAATCCCAATTGGAAGTCCCCCTCCCAGATGAAGATATCCATATAGGTCCTTCGGATTATGTACCCTGGCAGTTTGATAACAAGGTGTGTTTCATAAGGATGGAAGGGAGGATATTTGGAGATGTGCCGGTGGAACTGGAACTTAGACTGTCAGTGGAAGATTCACCAAATAGTGCAGGATGTGTGATAGATGCTATAAGATGCTGTAAACTTGCTAGGGAACGGGGGATAGGAGGTGTTTTGGAGTCTGTGTCTGCATTTACAATGAAACGTCCTCCAAAGCAGTACACTGATTCGGTGGCACGAGTGATGATGGAGGAATTTATCGCGGGTCGTAGAGATATATAA
- a CDS encoding CDP-alcohol phosphatidyltransferase family protein: MTIFSFLWALIAAVFIVQERFFLGGLCLMVSGFFDLVDGAVARSTNRVSSFGGVLDSVLDRYSDLLVTIAIAVSFIRKGDQFLAAVSLIAVMGVAIIPYVKARANAEGITCEVGILERAERIILLLVGLMVDLLSLTMIVMAVLSHVTVMQRVLHVKRFLTR; this comes from the coding sequence TTGACGATTTTTAGTTTTCTATGGGCATTAATAGCCGCAGTATTTATAGTGCAGGAGCGGTTTTTTTTAGGGGGACTATGTTTAATGGTCTCAGGTTTTTTTGATCTTGTTGACGGAGCCGTTGCAAGGAGCACTAATCGTGTTTCCAGTTTCGGAGGGGTTTTGGATTCCGTTCTCGATAGGTACAGTGATTTACTCGTAACTATAGCCATTGCTGTTTCCTTTATCCGCAAGGGTGATCAATTTCTTGCTGCTGTATCCCTTATCGCGGTAATGGGCGTTGCCATAATACCCTATGTTAAGGCGAGGGCCAATGCTGAGGGAATTACATGTGAGGTGGGAATTTTAGAAAGGGCAGAGAGGATCATTCTTCTCCTTGTGGGATTAATGGTTGATTTGCTTTCCCTCACCATGATAGTTATGGCCGTTCTTTCCCATGTCACTGTAATGCAGAGGGTACTCCATGTGAAAAGATTTCTAACCAGATAG
- a CDS encoding MBL fold metallo-hydrolase: MRLFFLGTNGWYDTKTGNTICVLLRTERWDIIFDAGNGLAKMDKLRSVDDKRQAFILLSHFHLDHIEGLHTLVKIPFYSGLTICGPEGTKSILGKLINQPFTIPMTDLPYPVSLMELPAEENELPFNVMALPLRHVSLTLGYRIEVEGKVVTYLPDTGYCENALRLANDADILVSECAYPSGKGNEEWPHLNPESAARIAREGNVKKLILVHFDAFQFPTLRDRKKAEMAAKKIFPNTVAAKDDWETMFS; encoded by the coding sequence GTGAGGTTATTCTTCCTGGGCACAAATGGGTGGTACGATACAAAGACAGGTAATACCATATGTGTGTTGCTACGTACTGAACGATGGGATATTATTTTTGACGCGGGAAATGGCCTCGCAAAGATGGATAAGCTAAGAAGCGTTGATGATAAACGGCAGGCATTTATCTTACTGAGTCACTTTCACCTGGATCACATAGAGGGACTACACACCTTGGTTAAGATACCTTTCTACAGTGGGCTAACTATATGTGGACCAGAAGGAACAAAGAGCATTCTGGGAAAGTTGATCAATCAACCTTTCACTATTCCAATGACAGATCTCCCGTATCCTGTTTCCCTGATGGAGTTGCCCGCCGAGGAGAACGAATTACCATTTAACGTTATGGCTTTACCTCTTCGTCATGTATCTTTGACTTTAGGTTATAGAATTGAGGTAGAAGGGAAGGTAGTGACCTATTTACCAGATACCGGTTACTGTGAGAACGCATTAAGATTGGCAAATGATGCGGATATTCTCGTTTCGGAATGTGCATATCCTTCAGGGAAGGGAAATGAGGAATGGCCGCATCTCAATCCTGAAAGTGCCGCGAGGATTGCAAGAGAGGGAAATGTGAAAAAGCTCATACTTGTTCATTTTGACGCCTTTCAGTTTCCCACTTTGCGTGATCGCAAAAAGGCAGAAATGGCAGCCAAAAAGATATTCCCCAATACAGTGGCTGCCAAGGATGACTGGGAAACGATGTTTTCTTAG
- the lspA gene encoding signal peptidase II, whose protein sequence is MIKRYWITWLTVIVVLICDQLTKYLIYISIDLNHTVTVLPGFFNITHVRNPGAAFGFLAEAPHFLRYTFFTGVSIAAILLILYYLKLQQTNDTLTVLSLSLILAGALGNMIDRVRFGEVIDFMDFHIGNAHWPAFNVADSAISIGAFLLFISLVKGKERNPRPM, encoded by the coding sequence ATGATTAAGAGATACTGGATCACATGGCTAACTGTAATCGTGGTTCTAATCTGCGATCAGCTAACGAAATATCTCATCTACATCTCCATTGATCTTAACCACACAGTAACTGTACTTCCCGGTTTCTTCAATATAACTCACGTGCGGAATCCAGGGGCAGCTTTTGGTTTTCTGGCAGAAGCTCCCCATTTCCTACGTTACACCTTCTTCACAGGGGTAAGTATTGCAGCCATATTACTCATACTTTACTACCTCAAACTCCAGCAAACAAACGACACGCTAACTGTGTTATCCCTTTCCCTTATCCTCGCAGGTGCCCTCGGAAACATGATAGACAGAGTGAGATTTGGAGAAGTTATAGATTTTATGGACTTTCACATAGGGAATGCCCACTGGCCCGCTTTCAATGTTGCTGACTCCGCCATTTCCATCGGAGCCTTCCTTCTCTTTATATCCCTTGTAAAGGGTAAAGAGAGAAATCCAAGACCTATGTAA
- the ileS gene encoding isoleucine--tRNA ligase, translating into MDYRDTLNLPKTSFSMKANLTVREPEMIAWWDKINIYKRIREASRGREIYILHDGPPYANGHIHLGTALNKILKDIVIKAKNMSGFNSLFVPGWDCHGLPIEHQVDKEIGGEKNRISQAEKRQLCRAYAERFVNIQRDEFKRLGCFGDWENPYLTMSFDYEAITVAEFGKIYLSGGVYRGKKPVYWCAHCKTALAEAEVEYGDHKTPSIYVKFPLISDIGAIRPNLAGERVSIVIWTTTPWTLPANLAIAVHESFTYAAVKTEGEVLVLAKELIDYCLDAFGYRGISYEILDEFPGSVLEGLKAKHPFLERESLLILAPFVTLDAGTGCVHIAPGHGQEDYEIGMKYGLDNYAPVNEDGCFTPDVPFFAGQFVFDANDAVNKKLEEVGNLLALVDIEHSYPHCWRCKQPIIFRSTEQWFISMEKNDLRKKALEAINKVEWIPSWGRDRIYSMIENRPDWCISRQRVWGVPISIFYCDNCNSDFLTQEILDHVVSLIRRYGADVWFEWKVEDLLPPDTVCPVCKKGKNFRKETNILDVWFDSGVSHAAVLETTPDHRSPADMYLEGSDQHRGWFHSSLLECVATRNRPPYRTVLTHGFVVDGEGRKMSKSVGNVIEPQEIINEYGAEILRLWVAAEDYTSDIRISKEILDRLVEAYRRIRNTCRYILGNLYDFDPQKDAVPYDQLEELDRWVLHRLQEIIKRVRDAYDRYQFHIVHYTLHNFCTVDLSSLYLDVSKDRLYTYKANSPRRKSAQTTMFIILDTICRLLAPIMTFTAEEVFQALPNYEGKPESVHLTQFPEVDEKFINPTLAENWKKMLKIKSEVAKALEVARKNKIIGHPLAAAVYLCLPEDIKAFLKDKIEDLRALLIVSQLYIADEINGDFHESSEIKDFKIKVTKAKGNKCERCWIYSEDVGSDPAYPLICKKCKENLP; encoded by the coding sequence ATGGATTACAGAGACACTTTAAATTTGCCCAAAACATCCTTCTCCATGAAGGCTAATCTTACCGTGAGAGAACCAGAGATGATCGCGTGGTGGGACAAGATCAACATATACAAACGCATAAGAGAAGCATCGAGAGGTCGAGAGATATATATACTCCACGATGGCCCTCCTTACGCAAATGGCCATATACATCTCGGTACCGCTCTGAACAAAATACTGAAGGACATCGTAATAAAAGCAAAAAACATGTCAGGTTTCAACAGTCTCTTCGTACCAGGCTGGGACTGTCACGGACTTCCAATTGAACATCAGGTAGATAAAGAAATTGGTGGCGAAAAAAATCGTATTTCACAGGCTGAAAAGAGACAGCTATGCAGGGCCTATGCAGAACGGTTTGTAAACATCCAGAGGGATGAATTCAAGAGGTTGGGATGTTTTGGAGACTGGGAAAATCCTTATCTCACAATGAGTTTTGACTATGAAGCTATAACAGTGGCCGAATTTGGTAAAATCTACCTTAGTGGTGGGGTTTACAGAGGGAAAAAACCGGTTTACTGGTGTGCCCACTGCAAAACTGCTCTTGCAGAAGCAGAAGTCGAATACGGTGATCACAAAACACCATCCATCTACGTAAAATTTCCATTAATATCAGATATCGGGGCCATAAGACCAAACCTTGCAGGTGAGCGAGTAAGTATTGTCATATGGACCACTACCCCCTGGACCCTACCTGCGAATTTAGCCATCGCGGTACATGAGTCTTTTACATACGCTGCCGTAAAAACTGAAGGGGAAGTACTTGTGCTCGCAAAAGAACTGATAGACTATTGTCTCGATGCCTTTGGTTATAGAGGAATATCCTACGAAATACTTGATGAATTTCCAGGTTCAGTTCTCGAGGGACTTAAAGCAAAACATCCTTTTTTGGAGAGAGAAAGTCTTCTAATCCTCGCTCCTTTTGTGACCCTTGATGCGGGAACGGGGTGTGTACACATCGCTCCTGGTCATGGTCAAGAAGACTATGAGATCGGCATGAAGTATGGCCTCGACAACTATGCTCCCGTGAATGAGGATGGTTGTTTTACACCCGACGTACCTTTTTTCGCAGGTCAATTCGTATTTGACGCCAACGATGCAGTAAACAAAAAATTAGAAGAAGTAGGTAATCTCCTTGCTCTAGTTGACATAGAACACTCCTATCCACACTGCTGGCGTTGCAAACAACCCATAATATTTCGTTCCACAGAGCAGTGGTTCATCTCTATGGAAAAAAATGATTTAAGGAAAAAAGCACTAGAAGCAATAAATAAAGTAGAATGGATACCATCTTGGGGAAGAGATCGGATATACTCCATGATAGAGAACCGTCCAGACTGGTGTATCTCACGTCAGCGTGTGTGGGGAGTGCCCATATCCATATTTTACTGTGATAATTGTAACAGCGATTTTTTGACCCAAGAAATACTGGATCACGTCGTTTCACTGATAAGGAGATACGGAGCCGATGTGTGGTTTGAATGGAAGGTTGAAGATCTCCTACCCCCAGACACAGTATGCCCTGTTTGCAAGAAAGGGAAAAACTTCCGCAAAGAAACAAACATTCTCGATGTTTGGTTCGATTCCGGTGTAAGCCATGCCGCTGTACTGGAAACCACACCAGATCATCGTTCACCAGCTGATATGTACCTGGAAGGAAGCGATCAACATAGAGGTTGGTTCCACTCATCACTTCTTGAATGTGTAGCTACGAGAAACAGACCACCATACAGAACGGTTCTAACCCACGGGTTTGTTGTCGACGGTGAAGGAAGAAAAATGTCCAAGTCAGTGGGCAACGTTATTGAACCACAGGAAATCATTAACGAATATGGAGCCGAGATACTAAGATTGTGGGTCGCAGCGGAGGATTACACAAGTGATATCCGAATCTCCAAGGAAATCCTTGACCGTCTTGTAGAGGCTTACCGTCGTATTCGAAACACCTGCAGGTACATCCTCGGTAATCTCTACGACTTTGACCCTCAAAAGGATGCTGTTCCGTACGACCAGTTGGAGGAATTAGACAGGTGGGTGCTTCATCGCCTACAAGAAATCATAAAAAGGGTCCGGGATGCCTACGATAGATACCAATTCCACATCGTTCACTACACACTTCACAACTTCTGCACAGTGGACTTGAGCTCTCTGTACCTCGATGTTTCTAAGGATCGACTGTACACCTATAAAGCGAATTCTCCGAGACGAAAATCCGCACAGACTACAATGTTCATCATTCTTGATACCATTTGCCGGCTTCTAGCTCCTATTATGACCTTTACCGCCGAGGAGGTGTTTCAAGCCCTGCCCAACTACGAAGGAAAACCTGAAAGTGTGCATCTAACCCAATTCCCAGAGGTTGATGAGAAGTTCATTAACCCGACTCTGGCGGAAAACTGGAAAAAAATGCTGAAAATAAAAAGTGAAGTTGCAAAAGCTCTAGAGGTTGCTCGAAAAAACAAAATCATCGGTCACCCACTGGCAGCAGCAGTGTATCTTTGTCTCCCGGAAGACATAAAAGCTTTCCTCAAGGACAAAATTGAGGATCTAAGGGCGTTGCTCATCGTATCGCAGCTATATATAGCAGATGAAATCAATGGGGACTTCCACGAAAGTTCGGAGATCAAAGACTTTAAAATAAAAGTGACAAAAGCAAAAGGAAACAAATGTGAAAGATGCTGGATTTATAGCGAAGATGTAGGATCAGACCCTGCTTATCCGTTAATATGCAAGAAGTGCAAAGAAAACTTACCTTAA